Sequence from the Marinihelvus fidelis genome:
ACGAGCGCGGCCTTCACCTTGCTGACCAGCAGCTTGTCGTCCAGGTATTCACCGGCCGAACGATCCGCGGGCTGAATCTCAAGGTTGTTGACGACTTCGGTCACGCCATCGATGTTCATGGCGATGGTTTCGGCGCGCTCACGCTCCGCTTCCGAGTCCACGAAGCCGTTCAGCTGTACTGAATCACGGTCCACCTCGACGTCGATATTGATGGCATCGGTCACTTCGTCGGCAGCCAGGGCGGCCTTGGTACGTGCGGCGATGCTCAGGTCGTCAACCACCTGGCCGGCGGTGCGATCGGCACGCTCTTCGGCCATGTCACGAGCTTCAGACTCGTTGGCAGCCAGCGGCAGTGAAAGGGTCGTCGCCAGTACAGCACTCATCACGATGTAAATGGGCTTGCGGTTCATACATTCCTCCATTGGTTGCGCCAGTTTGTTGCTCTGACGCCCCGGTAGAAGCAATGATCGTGCCACGTAACCTGCGCACCATGGAGCACACTCCGAATAACCACTTTATTACAGCAACTTACAGGATGATCAC
This genomic interval carries:
- a CDS encoding BON domain-containing protein, translating into MNRKPIYIVMSAVLATTLSLPLAANESEARDMAEERADRTAGQVVDDLSIAARTKAALAADEVTDAINIDVEVDRDSVQLNGFVDSEAERERAETIAMNIDGVTEVVNNLEIQPADRSAGEYLDDKLLVSKVKAALVDNPEVEALTIDVEADHGVISLGGHVDTDEERDAAMAAANQVAGVVDVIDNIEVRS